In the genome of Gloeotrichia echinulata CP02, one region contains:
- the hemW gene encoding radical SAM family heme chaperone HemW, with translation MDQKINVSGIPSSAYVHIPFCRRRCFYCDFPVSVVGDRLRGETSGTISQYVEILCEEIAMTPAFSQPLKTIFFGGGTPSLLSTDQLQRILVALEEHFGISQGAEISMEIDPGTFDLAHIAGYRSLGVNRVSFGVQAFQEELLKVAGRSHSLADIFASVELIRKVEVPEFSLDLISGLPHQSLDHWQNSLETAVALVPTHISIYDLTIETGTAFGRYYQPGSHPLPTDETTVKMYQMAQQILTSAGYEHYEISNYAQRGHQCQHNRVYWENRPYYGFGMGAASYIQGKRFTRPRKTKEYYQWVEAGGVIDCEVTPKDEVLLETLMLGLRLAQGLSLATLAAEFGEGKVEEILQYLRSHFDQGWVEVVAGRLRLSDPQGFLFSNVVLAELFAKLGE, from the coding sequence ATGGATCAAAAAATTAATGTTTCTGGTATTCCGAGTTCTGCTTATGTACATATTCCCTTTTGCAGACGACGATGCTTTTATTGTGATTTCCCTGTGTCTGTTGTGGGCGATCGCCTACGTGGTGAAACCTCTGGTACTATCTCCCAATATGTTGAGATTCTTTGCGAAGAAATAGCCATGACACCAGCGTTTAGTCAACCCCTAAAGACGATTTTCTTTGGTGGTGGTACTCCTTCGCTGCTATCAACAGACCAGTTACAACGGATACTAGTAGCCCTAGAGGAGCATTTTGGCATCTCCCAGGGGGCAGAAATTTCAATGGAAATAGACCCAGGGACGTTTGATTTAGCACATATAGCAGGCTATCGTAGCTTAGGGGTGAACCGGGTAAGTTTTGGTGTCCAGGCGTTTCAAGAAGAATTATTAAAAGTTGCTGGGCGATCACACTCACTTGCAGATATTTTTGCATCTGTGGAATTAATCCGCAAAGTCGAGGTTCCCGAATTTAGTTTAGATTTAATATCCGGTTTACCGCATCAGTCTTTGGATCATTGGCAGAATTCTTTAGAAACTGCAGTGGCATTAGTACCCACTCACATTTCCATATATGATCTTACCATAGAGACAGGAACTGCTTTTGGTCGTTATTATCAACCAGGTTCTCATCCTTTACCGACAGATGAAACCACAGTCAAAATGTACCAAATGGCGCAGCAAATTTTGACTAGTGCTGGTTATGAACATTATGAAATTTCCAATTATGCTCAAAGGGGACATCAGTGTCAGCATAATCGAGTTTATTGGGAAAATCGCCCTTATTATGGCTTTGGGATGGGTGCTGCTAGTTACATCCAGGGTAAGCGGTTCACTCGTCCGCGTAAAACCAAAGAGTATTATCAATGGGTGGAAGCTGGGGGTGTGATTGATTGCGAAGTGACTCCAAAAGATGAGGTGTTGTTAGAAACCTTAATGTTGGGGTTGCGTTTAGCCCAGGGACTGAGTTTAGCAACTTTGGCGGCTGAGTTTGGGGAAGGGAAGGTAGAGGAGATTTTGCAATATTTGCGATCGCACTTTGATCAAGGTTGGGTGGAAGTTGTCGCGGGAAGGTTGCGTTTGAGTGATCCCCAGGGGTTTTTGTTTTCTAATGTGGTCTTGGCGGAGTTGTTTGCTAAGTTGGGGGAATGA
- a CDS encoding PIN/TRAM domain-containing protein, which translates to MLDAIIILSFILAASGIGFYSIELLPDGTLDRVTNLEALRLVVAVFAAIIGGAVGLSFQTTYRRLEAQVREMPLEVILTRAIGLVIGLLLANLMLAPLFLLPIPVDFSFIKPLVAVVGSIMLSVTGMNLADTHGRGLLRFINPNTVETMVAEGTLKPANTKVLDTSCIIDGRIETLLETGFLEGQILVPQFVLQELQQVADASKDQKRVRGRRGLEILNRIKAAYPDRILINPADYDDITTVDAKLVRFAQEISGTLLTNDYNLSKVASVQKVPVLNVNDLVNAVRPTYLPGDNLDLKILKEGKEPSQGIGYLDDGTMVVVEEGSSYVGGELRVVVTSALQTTAGRMIFAKPQASALA; encoded by the coding sequence ATGCTTGACGCCATTATCATTCTTTCATTTATCCTAGCAGCGTCGGGGATCGGGTTCTACAGCATTGAACTGCTACCCGATGGCACCCTCGACCGAGTGACCAACTTAGAAGCCTTACGTTTAGTTGTAGCTGTCTTTGCTGCCATTATTGGCGGTGCAGTCGGGCTGAGTTTCCAGACGACATATCGTCGCCTAGAGGCACAAGTCCGAGAAATGCCACTGGAAGTGATCTTAACTCGCGCCATTGGCTTAGTGATTGGGCTATTACTAGCAAACTTGATGCTAGCCCCGTTATTTTTGCTACCGATTCCCGTGGATTTTAGTTTTATTAAACCATTGGTGGCTGTTGTCGGCAGTATTATGCTGTCGGTGACTGGTATGAATTTGGCAGATACCCACGGTAGAGGCTTATTACGGTTTATTAATCCCAACACCGTAGAGACGATGGTAGCGGAGGGCACTTTAAAACCTGCCAATACCAAAGTTTTAGACACCAGTTGCATTATCGATGGTCGTATTGAAACGCTACTAGAAACTGGGTTTTTAGAAGGGCAAATTCTCGTGCCACAATTTGTCTTGCAAGAACTCCAACAAGTAGCCGATGCTAGCAAAGACCAAAAGCGGGTCAGGGGAAGACGTGGACTAGAAATTCTCAACCGCATTAAAGCAGCTTACCCTGATCGCATCCTGATTAATCCAGCAGACTACGACGATATTACCACTGTCGATGCCAAATTAGTCCGCTTCGCCCAAGAAATCAGCGGCACCTTGCTCACAAATGACTACAATTTGTCTAAAGTAGCCAGTGTTCAAAAAGTCCCTGTTTTGAACGTCAATGACTTGGTGAACGCTGTCCGTCCCACCTATTTACCAGGTGATAATCTTGATTTGAAAATTCTCAAGGAAGGTAAAGAACCCAGTCAAGGAATTGGCTACCTAGACGACGGCACAATGGTAGTTGTTGAGGAAGGTAGCAGTTATGTTGGTGGTGAACTGCGGGTAGTAGTCACCAGTGCGCTACAAACTACCGCCGGACGGATGATTTTTGCCAAACCTCAAGCTTCAGCATTGGCGTGA